A window of Osmerus mordax isolate fOsmMor3 chromosome 11, fOsmMor3.pri, whole genome shotgun sequence genomic DNA:
ACAGGCTTCCTATTGGATAGCCATGTGTTCATGGCTTGACTCAAAGTCTATCTATTATAGTAATTGGTGTAGTAAAATTATTTCCTTTTCCAAACAAGAAAAACTTCAAGTCAAAGTAAAAGCAGAAAACAGTCAATCCTAAAATAATGTATATCCCATTAAGCTGAACGTGTACCCCAAAATCCTCACCCACTATACACACATCTCAAGTGCCAGTTGATATTTTACAATGCAATCATTCACACCACAGTAATGAACATATCGATATATGATATCATTAGTAAACTTCATTTATTGTCATAAAGATAGTTATCTACTCAGATGGGCAGTGATCTCTCAtactggctgtgtgtgaaaGCAGTTCGGTGAATTGTATTAAGAGGAGACTGgacttcctgctctctctccccctcagcctgTGGTTCATATGTGGGGCATCTGGTAATAAGAAACCCTCCTCCTGTTACCAGTAGAGCAGAAGAGATCCACCCCAAGTACAGAGCAGCGCCCCAGTCCCTCTGTAGAGCCACAACTCCCTCCAGTGGTTGACTTGTGTGATGACATGTCCAGGCTAAAGGAATCATCAGCAGTATACCAGCAAGAACAAAGACCCCACCAGATACTACCTTCACCTGGGCTCTTTTGGGGAACCAGACCGTTCCAACCAATCCCATGACAACAGCAAAAGCCCCAGCTCCAATCGCCGCCATGATAAGGGCTCTCCAAGTGCGGAAGCTTCCAGAAAGAGACATGAGGGACTGGTAAAAGGAGCAGTGCAGGCTGCCATCATGCTGTAGATCCCAGTGGTCCCATTCTAGCCACACCCCATCCCAATAGGCGGGCAGCGTGGCTGTGGTGTTATCCAGGGTGCCACTCACTCTCCACAGGGACAGACAGCGGGTGAGGATGGCACAGATCCAGCCTGTCATTCCGAGACCCTGTGCAGCGATCTCTAGCTGTCTCTGCATTCCCGAGCCCCTTGGTCTTTGTGGATCTACCAACTGAGACAACTGTAGCAGAACAGAATGGGTGTTTATGAGGAGTGTGttaactgtgtatgtgtgtgtctgtctttgttttgCATGTCTGTTCGAAGTGAAACTT
This region includes:
- the LOC136952326 gene encoding claudin-4-like; this translates as MQRQLEIAAQGLGMTGWICAILTRCLSLWRVSGTLDNTTATLPAYWDGVWLEWDHWDLQHDGSLHCSFYQSLMSLSGSFRTWRALIMAAIGAGAFAVVMGLVGTVWFPKRAQVKVVSGGVFVLAGILLMIPLAWTCHHTSQPLEGVVALQRDWGAALYLGWISSALLVTGGGFLITRCPTYEPQAEGEREQEVQSPLNTIHRTAFTHSQYERSLPI